The proteins below are encoded in one region of Stieleria sp. JC731:
- the acs gene encoding acetate--CoA ligase, with product MSESASGQIDHVLDETRLFPPAAEFTQKAVISTQEQYEDLYRRARDDRDGFWKEEALEHLHWFEPFNEVCQWDAPNAKWFVGGKTNASYNCVDRNIDQGRGDKPAIIWEGEPGDTRTLTFNELKVEVCKCAAALKELGIGQGDVVSIYMPMTPELAIAMLACARIGAIHSVIFAGFSAESIADRNQDASAKLVITSDGLYRRGKVLPLKETVDEALTKSPSVEKCLVLRRVGNDAPMTEGRDVWWHDIVDKQSGDLPAEPLDSETTLFILYTSGSTGKPKGIRHTTAGYNLWAKRTFQWVFDHRDDDIYWCTADCGWITGHSYIVYGPLSAGATCLMFEGAPNYPAEDRFWDLVEKYKVTILYTAPTAIRAFIKWGDEHVEKHDLSSLRLLGSVGEGINPEAWMWYHKKIGGERCPIVDTWWQTETGGIMMSPLPGITATKPGSCTRPLPGVVPVILDESGQPVEGENGGMLCIDQPWPGMLRGVWGDDERYVDTYWSTVPGKYLTGDNARRDKDGYYWIMGRIDDVINVSGHRLSTIEVESALVSHELVAEAAVVGRPDDIKGQAICAFVTVTSADPGDDLRKELRQHVRKQIGALAQPDDIRFAASVPKTRSGKIMRRLLRDIAAGQEAVGDTSTLEDYTVLAKLREEDS from the coding sequence ATGTCCGAATCTGCTTCCGGCCAAATTGACCACGTTCTTGACGAAACTCGATTGTTTCCACCAGCAGCCGAGTTCACTCAGAAAGCAGTCATCTCGACACAAGAACAGTACGAAGATCTTTATCGCCGGGCCCGTGACGATCGCGACGGTTTCTGGAAGGAAGAAGCTCTCGAACACCTGCATTGGTTCGAACCGTTCAACGAAGTTTGCCAGTGGGATGCTCCGAACGCAAAGTGGTTTGTCGGTGGGAAGACCAATGCCAGTTACAACTGCGTCGATCGCAACATCGATCAAGGACGCGGCGACAAGCCAGCGATTATCTGGGAAGGCGAACCCGGTGATACGCGAACACTGACCTTCAACGAATTGAAAGTCGAAGTCTGCAAGTGTGCTGCGGCACTGAAAGAACTTGGCATCGGCCAAGGCGACGTCGTCAGCATCTACATGCCGATGACACCCGAGCTTGCGATTGCGATGCTAGCCTGTGCTCGGATCGGCGCGATTCACTCCGTCATCTTCGCTGGCTTTAGCGCCGAGTCGATCGCCGATCGAAACCAAGACGCGAGCGCCAAGCTGGTCATCACGTCCGACGGTCTTTATCGTCGTGGCAAGGTCTTGCCCTTGAAAGAGACGGTCGATGAAGCATTGACGAAGTCTCCTTCGGTCGAAAAGTGCTTGGTGCTGCGTCGTGTCGGTAACGACGCCCCAATGACCGAAGGTCGTGACGTTTGGTGGCACGACATCGTCGACAAGCAGTCAGGCGATCTGCCAGCCGAACCGCTCGACAGCGAAACGACGCTGTTCATCCTTTACACCTCCGGCAGCACCGGTAAACCCAAAGGCATCCGTCACACCACGGCGGGTTACAACCTTTGGGCAAAACGCACGTTCCAATGGGTGTTTGACCATCGCGACGACGACATCTATTGGTGCACCGCTGACTGCGGATGGATCACCGGACACAGCTACATCGTTTACGGACCACTTTCGGCAGGTGCGACATGCCTGATGTTCGAAGGGGCTCCAAACTATCCGGCTGAAGACCGTTTCTGGGACTTGGTCGAAAAGTACAAAGTCACGATTCTGTATACCGCCCCGACCGCCATCCGTGCGTTTATCAAATGGGGTGATGAACACGTCGAAAAACACGACCTTTCGAGCTTGCGATTGCTCGGATCTGTCGGCGAAGGCATCAACCCCGAAGCCTGGATGTGGTACCACAAGAAGATCGGCGGTGAACGCTGCCCGATCGTCGATACGTGGTGGCAAACCGAAACCGGTGGCATCATGATGAGCCCCCTGCCAGGGATTACCGCCACAAAACCCGGTTCGTGCACCCGACCGCTTCCAGGTGTTGTCCCAGTCATCTTGGACGAATCCGGACAACCTGTCGAAGGCGAAAATGGCGGCATGCTATGCATCGACCAGCCATGGCCTGGCATGCTGCGTGGCGTTTGGGGCGACGACGAACGCTATGTCGATACGTACTGGTCGACCGTCCCTGGCAAGTATCTAACCGGCGACAATGCACGTCGTGACAAAGACGGATACTACTGGATCATGGGACGTATCGATGACGTGATCAACGTCTCGGGCCACCGACTGAGCACGATCGAAGTCGAAAGCGCATTGGTCAGTCATGAACTGGTTGCTGAGGCCGCAGTTGTCGGCCGACCGGATGACATCAAGGGCCAAGCCATCTGTGCCTTCGTCACGGTGACCTCAGCGGATCCGGGCGACGACCTTCGCAAAGAACTCCGTCAGCACGTGCGGAAACAAATCGGTGCGCTCGCGCAGCCCGACGACATCCGCTTTGCCGCATCGGTGCCTAAAACACGCAGCGGAAAAATCATGCGACGCCTGCTTCGCGATATCGCGGCCGGACAAGAGGCAGTCGGTGACACCAGCACGCTGGAAGACTACACCGTTCTGGCCAAACTTCGCGAAGAAGATTCCTGA
- a CDS encoding aldehyde dehydrogenase family protein: MTNAFSTSQRCQQMASVAGHVVARADDFIAACQSDWRTDPVETITGELLPLCAALRWIGKRGPAVLRPKRHGLWGRPIWLAGVQSAVHRVPLGTVLILGTWNYPVLLPGVQIAQAIAAGNRVLFKPAVGTERAAEILVGCFREVGISEQQLVLTDSSVEAASEAIDSGVDLVVLTGSAGTGRKVLASVAPTIAAAIMELSGCDAVLACDGCDSKRVAKAIRFGLTFNGGATCIGPRRLLVKSGQRDTVISDLLAELQDEPEYIVHPVARDQVAEQISSAIADGAVDLLGRFDKSKLRASGRLSPIVLDRVHIDDPIANADLFAPVISVIECRDVDLMIAAVNQCPYRLAASVFADTATAKNVAERLEVGSVTINDLIAPTADPRLPFGGRGQSGFGVTRGAEGLLAMTAAKVVSTRKGNLLPHLDRRRRRDRDLLQGLMEFLHGGRLQSRLSGLKRMVRGVKTEDEPRGGDRT, translated from the coding sequence ATGACGAACGCTTTTTCAACATCGCAGCGATGCCAACAAATGGCATCCGTCGCAGGACATGTGGTCGCCAGGGCCGATGATTTCATTGCCGCTTGCCAAAGCGATTGGAGGACCGATCCGGTCGAAACGATCACCGGAGAGCTTCTGCCGCTCTGTGCAGCGCTGCGATGGATCGGAAAACGCGGCCCGGCCGTTTTGCGCCCCAAACGTCACGGCCTTTGGGGACGCCCAATATGGCTGGCAGGCGTTCAATCGGCCGTTCATCGCGTCCCATTGGGAACGGTGCTGATTCTGGGAACATGGAACTATCCGGTGCTGCTTCCCGGAGTCCAAATCGCTCAGGCAATCGCCGCGGGAAATCGAGTCCTGTTTAAACCGGCCGTCGGCACCGAACGCGCCGCAGAGATTCTGGTGGGCTGTTTTCGGGAAGTCGGTATCTCCGAGCAGCAATTGGTGCTCACCGATTCGAGCGTTGAAGCGGCCAGCGAGGCGATCGATTCCGGAGTTGACTTGGTTGTCTTAACCGGATCGGCCGGGACAGGACGGAAAGTCCTTGCGAGTGTGGCACCAACGATTGCGGCTGCCATTATGGAACTTAGCGGCTGTGATGCGGTCCTCGCGTGTGACGGTTGTGATTCCAAACGGGTGGCAAAGGCGATCCGATTTGGCTTGACCTTCAACGGCGGAGCCACATGCATTGGTCCACGGAGGCTGTTAGTAAAATCAGGACAGCGAGACACCGTGATCAGCGACCTGCTGGCGGAGTTGCAAGATGAGCCGGAATACATCGTTCATCCGGTTGCCAGGGATCAGGTTGCCGAGCAAATTTCGAGTGCGATCGCTGACGGTGCGGTTGATCTGCTGGGAAGATTTGATAAGTCAAAGTTACGAGCCTCAGGCAGGCTTTCACCGATCGTTTTGGATCGGGTGCATATCGACGATCCGATCGCCAACGCCGACCTTTTCGCCCCGGTGATCTCCGTAATCGAATGCCGCGATGTCGACCTAATGATTGCTGCGGTCAACCAATGCCCCTACCGGCTTGCCGCCAGTGTCTTTGCGGATACAGCGACGGCAAAGAATGTGGCGGAGCGGCTGGAAGTCGGCAGCGTAACGATCAATGATTTGATCGCGCCTACGGCAGATCCGAGACTTCCCTTCGGCGGTCGCGGGCAGAGTGGCTTTGGTGTGACACGCGGAGCCGAAGGGCTGCTTGCCATGACGGCGGCAAAGGTGGTTAGCACTCGAAAAGGAAACTTATTGCCGCACCTGGATCGTCGAAGGCGGCGTGACCGAGATCTGTTGCAGGGGCTGATGGAGTTTTTACACGGCGGAAGGCTGCAATCTCGTCTGTCGGGCTTGAAGCGAATGGTTCGTGGCGTCAAAACAGAAGACGAGCCGCGCGGTGGCGATCGGACGTGA
- a CDS encoding YeiH family protein, with protein MPEADNPYETTTPSTVQSGSNEIVQTTREPLLKQMATSEDWWAIWIGFVILAIGFSIVFFTAPDDYTSLDSLKGVSELSTYLAKPGGWEDSPVPALAKSWKGILGAFVVIGVLFTVATKLRGKDAIGFIKGFPVVFALATFAYVLAGQSVIKAYNLEYALWALLVGLIISNTLKTPAWLRPAILTEFSIKTGLVLLGAEVLMSRLMALGIPGIGVAWVVTPIVLISTYIFGQKVLKIPSRSLNMVISADMSVCGVSAAIATAASCRAKKEELSLAIGLSLSFTVVMMVVLPAVIQAMGLPTAVGGAWLGGTIDATGAVAAAGGVLGDEALEVATTVKMIQNILIGVTAFLVAAYWVAYVEKNETSEKVGVGEIWYRFPKFVLGFITASILFSLIHGQVEGGNLLIDAMIKDGTKTLRGWFFCLAFICIGLDTNFKALLPYFKGGKPMVLYVCGQSLNLILTLLMAYLMFGVLFPPGQ; from the coding sequence ATGCCCGAAGCCGATAATCCTTACGAGACAACCACGCCATCGACAGTCCAGTCGGGCAGTAATGAAATCGTCCAGACAACTCGCGAACCGCTGCTTAAGCAGATGGCGACCAGCGAAGATTGGTGGGCCATTTGGATTGGGTTTGTGATCCTGGCGATCGGATTTTCCATCGTCTTTTTCACTGCCCCAGACGACTACACGAGCCTTGATTCTCTGAAAGGCGTCAGCGAGCTGTCGACCTACTTGGCCAAGCCTGGTGGCTGGGAAGATTCGCCGGTTCCGGCGCTGGCAAAAAGCTGGAAAGGTATCCTGGGCGCGTTCGTTGTCATCGGTGTTCTATTCACCGTGGCGACCAAGCTGCGTGGCAAAGACGCCATCGGATTCATCAAAGGGTTCCCGGTCGTGTTTGCCCTTGCCACGTTCGCATACGTCTTGGCTGGCCAATCCGTGATCAAGGCTTACAACCTTGAATACGCCCTTTGGGCATTGCTGGTCGGACTGATCATCAGCAACACACTGAAAACGCCTGCCTGGCTTCGTCCGGCGATTTTGACCGAATTCTCTATCAAGACCGGCTTGGTGTTGTTGGGCGCAGAGGTGTTGATGAGTCGCTTGATGGCACTCGGCATTCCCGGCATCGGAGTCGCGTGGGTTGTCACACCGATCGTTTTGATCAGCACCTACATCTTTGGTCAGAAGGTTCTCAAAATTCCGTCGCGATCATTGAACATGGTCATCAGCGCCGACATGTCGGTCTGCGGCGTTTCGGCTGCGATCGCGACTGCAGCGTCTTGCCGAGCAAAGAAGGAAGAACTGTCGCTTGCCATCGGACTTTCGCTGTCGTTTACCGTCGTGATGATGGTGGTTTTGCCGGCGGTGATTCAAGCGATGGGCTTGCCGACAGCAGTGGGCGGGGCATGGCTTGGCGGAACGATCGACGCGACAGGTGCGGTTGCCGCAGCAGGCGGCGTGCTCGGCGACGAAGCCTTGGAAGTCGCGACAACGGTCAAGATGATTCAGAACATCCTGATCGGCGTCACCGCGTTTCTGGTTGCGGCGTACTGGGTCGCCTATGTCGAAAAGAACGAGACCTCTGAAAAGGTTGGTGTCGGCGAGATCTGGTACCGCTTTCCAAAGTTTGTTTTGGGCTTCATCACCGCGTCGATCCTGTTCTCGTTGATCCACGGTCAAGTCGAAGGCGGCAACTTGTTGATTGATGCGATGATCAAAGATGGCACCAAGACGCTGCGAGGTTGGTTTTTCTGCCTCGCATTTATTTGCATCGGGCTGGATACGAACTTCAAAGCACTGTTGCCGTATTTTAAAGGTGGCAAGCCAATGGTGCTTTACGTTTGTGGTCAATCACTAAACCTGATTTTGACCCTGCTGATGGCTTACTTGATGTTTGGCGTTCTGTTCCCACCGGGCCAATGA
- a CDS encoding glycosyltransferase — translation MIVFLSLVALFFSAIPALMWLANLPLFRPRECIVADGSNEAEPLVPISVLIPARDEADGIEACIRHALESEKVAVEVIVLDDDSSDDTADIVRQIALEDQRVRLVSGKPLPDGWNGKQHACKQLSDEAKHRYFAFIDADVRLKPRALYTLHRLLRERSLGLISAFPFQVTVTWLEQWLIPMMHFILLSYLPFSRMRLMKDPSLAAGCGQLFLTERKSYVQAGTHEAIQSSRHDGIKLPRAFRQAGLMTDVVDGTNLASCRMYQNAEQVLRGVLKNAVEGIANPRLIGVFTVLLLGCSVLPVLSLLLAIQFQSGWGIALSLLSIAIAHVPRALGVVYFRQPIMGAASHIPATVLFVILQWVAFWNHLMGRTVAWRGRS, via the coding sequence GTGATCGTTTTTCTTTCACTGGTCGCTTTGTTCTTCTCCGCAATACCGGCACTGATGTGGCTGGCCAATCTTCCTTTGTTTCGCCCCAGGGAATGCATCGTTGCTGATGGAAGCAACGAGGCGGAACCGCTGGTGCCGATTTCGGTTTTAATCCCGGCTCGTGACGAAGCCGATGGCATCGAAGCCTGCATTCGTCACGCCCTTGAAAGCGAAAAGGTTGCTGTCGAAGTCATCGTGCTTGATGACGATTCATCCGATGACACGGCAGACATCGTTCGTCAAATTGCTTTGGAAGATCAACGCGTTCGGCTCGTCTCGGGAAAGCCTTTGCCCGACGGATGGAACGGCAAACAACACGCGTGTAAGCAGTTGTCCGATGAGGCAAAGCATCGTTACTTCGCGTTCATTGATGCCGATGTGCGATTAAAGCCACGGGCGTTGTACACGCTGCATCGTCTGCTGCGAGAGCGATCTTTGGGATTGATCAGTGCGTTTCCTTTTCAAGTCACCGTGACATGGCTCGAACAATGGCTGATCCCGATGATGCATTTCATACTGCTGTCGTACCTGCCGTTTTCACGAATGCGGCTGATGAAGGACCCCAGCCTAGCGGCTGGATGTGGGCAACTGTTTTTGACCGAGCGTAAGTCTTACGTCCAGGCTGGAACACACGAAGCGATTCAATCATCGCGCCACGACGGGATCAAATTACCGCGGGCGTTTCGCCAAGCCGGTTTGATGACCGATGTTGTTGACGGCACCAATTTGGCAAGCTGCCGGATGTATCAAAACGCCGAACAGGTTTTGCGGGGCGTGTTAAAGAACGCGGTCGAGGGGATCGCGAATCCGCGTTTGATTGGCGTGTTCACGGTGTTGTTGTTGGGATGCAGCGTCTTGCCGGTCTTATCGTTGCTGCTGGCGATTCAGTTTCAAAGTGGCTGGGGCATCGCCCTGTCATTGCTTTCGATCGCGATTGCGCACGTTCCACGAGCGTTGGGCGTGGTCTACTTCCGTCAGCCCATCATGGGGGCCGCATCGCATATCCCAGCAACAGTTTTATTCGTGATCTTGCAGTGGGTGGCGTTCTGGAACCACCTAATGGGGCGAACGGTAGCTTGGCGTGGACGCAGCTAA
- a CDS encoding phytoene desaturase family protein: MIAADSVHQNVVVIGAGLAGLSSACVLAARGHSVTLLDKNDWVGGKAAQHAAEGYRFDMGPTILTVPSVLKRVFEEADRKMEDYVKILPLDPQWRCFFESDGKGGNAGENSVLDLVSDVEQMKRHLAKFTSGEINGEGYERFIQLSKHLHEVSDRFFFWRSIGGLADTMDVSGAFSLDVLKDVLSLRMGKSVAGVVRSHVPDGRVSQMMDHFTQYVGSSPYASPAVLCSIAHMQTEEGIWYPVGGTRAVPEALAKLAEDLGVDIRTGVDVMKINSDGKRVTGVVTASGETLPCDAVVSNCDAVRTYRELLDGTVQSKKFEKSNKYSPACSGVVLYLGLNRRYEQLLHHNFVFSKDPEKEFEYIYDRGEPAPDPTAYVCAPAISEPEVAPEGCEALYILVHTPYLRKHHDWKKMLPEYREVILDKMESCAGTKGIRDAIVYEASLTPEGIHNRYRVLNGAIYGLASHGKFTGAFKPGNRRKDLQGLYLAGGAAHPGPGMPMVMMSGWIAADSLDQDARGGKLVSSKS; encoded by the coding sequence ATGATCGCGGCTGATTCGGTACACCAAAACGTTGTCGTCATCGGAGCCGGTTTGGCTGGGCTATCGAGCGCCTGTGTCCTCGCCGCTCGAGGCCATTCGGTGACGCTGCTCGATAAAAACGATTGGGTGGGAGGCAAGGCGGCTCAGCATGCCGCCGAAGGCTATCGTTTTGATATGGGGCCGACGATTTTAACGGTTCCCAGCGTGCTTAAGCGTGTCTTCGAAGAAGCCGATCGCAAGATGGAGGACTATGTCAAAATCTTGCCATTGGATCCTCAGTGGCGATGCTTTTTTGAGTCCGATGGAAAAGGCGGAAACGCTGGCGAAAACAGTGTTCTGGACTTAGTTTCCGATGTCGAGCAAATGAAACGGCATCTCGCCAAGTTCACTTCGGGTGAAATCAATGGCGAAGGATACGAGCGGTTTATTCAGCTGAGCAAACACTTGCATGAGGTTTCCGATCGTTTCTTCTTTTGGCGATCGATCGGCGGACTGGCAGACACGATGGATGTCAGCGGAGCATTTTCGCTAGACGTTCTTAAAGATGTCTTGTCACTGCGGATGGGCAAAAGCGTTGCCGGTGTGGTGCGATCACATGTGCCCGACGGCCGGGTTTCCCAGATGATGGACCACTTTACACAGTACGTGGGGTCATCGCCGTACGCTTCACCCGCGGTGCTTTGTAGCATCGCACACATGCAAACCGAAGAAGGCATCTGGTATCCCGTTGGCGGGACGCGGGCCGTTCCCGAAGCGTTAGCAAAGCTTGCCGAGGATCTGGGCGTCGATATCCGCACGGGCGTCGACGTGATGAAGATTAACAGCGATGGAAAGCGAGTGACTGGAGTCGTGACTGCTTCCGGCGAGACATTGCCCTGTGATGCGGTGGTCAGCAACTGCGATGCGGTGCGGACCTATCGAGAATTGTTAGACGGAACGGTGCAGTCGAAAAAGTTCGAGAAGTCCAACAAGTATTCGCCCGCATGCAGCGGTGTCGTTCTGTATTTGGGGCTCAACCGACGCTACGAACAACTGCTGCATCACAACTTTGTCTTTTCAAAAGATCCCGAAAAAGAGTTCGAATACATTTACGATCGTGGTGAACCTGCACCGGACCCGACTGCTTATGTCTGTGCCCCAGCGATCAGCGAACCCGAGGTCGCTCCGGAAGGCTGCGAAGCACTTTATATCTTGGTGCACACGCCTTACCTGAGGAAACATCACGATTGGAAAAAGATGCTGCCAGAGTATCGAGAAGTGATCTTGGACAAAATGGAATCGTGCGCCGGTACGAAAGGGATCCGAGACGCGATCGTCTATGAAGCCTCGCTAACACCGGAAGGCATTCACAATCGTTATCGAGTCCTAAACGGTGCGATCTACGGCTTGGCCAGTCACGGGAAATTCACCGGTGCGTTCAAACCTGGCAATCGCCGCAAAGACTTGCAAGGGTTGTATCTAGCCGGCGGCGCGGCGCATCCTGGGCCCGGAATGCCGATGGTGATGATGAGCGGATGGATCGCCGCAGACTCGCTCGATCAAGACGCGCGCGGTGGCAAGCTGGTCTCGTCCAAATCCTAG
- a CDS encoding tagaturonate epimerase family protein, giving the protein MTKKCTTLGLKPSFGFGDRTGLATPGHIAAMKRCGQGMTAIYPQQSIREMTRTQRTPQGVMQDAMNAVEEAGWEGPVGADADHLKTNEDVDITAAAGFTFFTIDPSDDVDQKADDYDESTLRERFVTIRDSVGWFDQYVGKAIALPTGTTVDLDEQACMRAAVKYGAAIARALRLGNHIRSVNETAGQDYEIELSVDETDQPTTLAEHFIIADQCLTGGMKLVSLAPRFIGDFEKGIDFKGDLEALERSLADHAAIAKLLGPYKLSLHSGSDKVSMYAALARTTGGHFHVKTAGTSYLEALRVVAKHDPQAFRGIIDFSRDRYETDKATYHVSATLADAPTTEQADDLTLQSEYLELWDDVPVGKGFTKPGRQILHCTFGSVLTDAKWGKVVHDCLVAHPQTYCEVLDDHFGRHLDALKSGM; this is encoded by the coding sequence ATGACAAAGAAGTGCACCACCCTCGGACTAAAGCCCAGTTTTGGTTTCGGCGATCGAACCGGATTGGCAACGCCTGGTCATATCGCGGCGATGAAGCGTTGTGGTCAGGGGATGACTGCGATTTATCCTCAGCAGTCCATTCGCGAAATGACCCGGACGCAGCGAACACCCCAAGGCGTGATGCAGGACGCGATGAACGCGGTCGAGGAAGCTGGTTGGGAGGGACCGGTCGGTGCTGACGCGGATCACTTGAAGACCAACGAAGACGTCGACATCACGGCGGCGGCTGGGTTCACCTTTTTTACGATCGATCCTTCCGACGACGTCGATCAAAAAGCGGATGATTATGACGAATCAACCCTGCGGGAACGATTTGTCACCATCCGTGATTCGGTCGGATGGTTTGACCAGTACGTCGGTAAAGCGATCGCTTTGCCGACCGGCACGACCGTCGATTTGGACGAGCAAGCTTGTATGCGTGCTGCGGTTAAATACGGTGCCGCGATTGCTCGGGCACTGCGGCTTGGGAACCACATTCGCAGCGTCAACGAAACTGCGGGACAAGACTATGAAATCGAATTGTCCGTTGACGAGACCGATCAGCCGACGACGCTGGCCGAGCATTTCATCATCGCCGATCAATGCCTAACGGGAGGCATGAAGCTTGTCAGTTTGGCACCACGATTCATCGGAGATTTCGAAAAAGGCATTGATTTCAAAGGCGATTTAGAAGCATTGGAGCGATCGTTGGCGGATCACGCCGCGATCGCCAAACTGCTGGGGCCGTACAAGCTGAGTTTGCATTCCGGCAGCGACAAAGTTTCCATGTATGCCGCGTTGGCACGGACCACCGGTGGTCATTTCCACGTGAAAACCGCAGGAACAAGCTATCTAGAAGCTCTGCGTGTTGTGGCAAAGCACGACCCACAAGCCTTTCGCGGCATCATCGATTTCTCGCGGGATCGCTATGAAACCGATAAGGCGACCTATCACGTATCGGCAACTTTGGCTGACGCGCCGACGACCGAGCAAGCTGACGATTTAACGCTGCAAAGTGAATACCTGGAACTGTGGGATGATGTCCCGGTCGGAAAAGGTTTCACCAAACCCGGACGTCAGATTTTGCACTGCACGTTTGGTTCGGTGCTGACTGACGCAAAATGGGGAAAGGTGGTTCATGACTGTTTGGTTGCCCACCCGCAGACGTATTGCGAAGTGCTGGACGATCACTTTGGTCGCCACTTGGACGCACTGAAAAGCGGCATGTAG
- a CDS encoding lysophospholipid acyltransferase family protein, with protein MTKSTEHSSSVTVQTPEIQPAAGWFLSGFQQFLWRYLRRHFHTIAILHESRAALSSLSGRPLIVYANHPSWWDPLIAHFLNEALMSPRHFFAPIDAEALQKYKVFEKLGFFGVQMASQSGAANFLRQCSSILRRDDSALWITPEGRFADVRDDSAPLMPGLAHLCWKNRNAVAVPLALEYTFWDERLPVCLVNLGQPIDTAQRTDWSKATWSDALRQHLRDAQSELANASIARSSAPFDQLLKGRRGTGWFYDTCRKLKSKLSGTDFDASHGEQFQ; from the coding sequence GTGACAAAGTCAACCGAGCATTCGTCATCCGTGACCGTTCAGACGCCGGAGATTCAGCCTGCCGCGGGTTGGTTTCTTTCAGGTTTTCAGCAATTCTTGTGGCGATACCTGCGTCGACATTTTCATACAATTGCGATTTTGCACGAAAGCCGTGCCGCTCTGTCATCGCTGAGCGGTCGCCCTTTGATCGTCTATGCCAACCATCCCTCGTGGTGGGATCCGTTGATCGCACATTTTTTGAATGAGGCGTTGATGTCCCCACGCCACTTTTTCGCTCCGATCGATGCGGAGGCACTTCAAAAATACAAAGTGTTCGAAAAGCTTGGATTCTTTGGCGTGCAGATGGCATCACAATCGGGGGCAGCGAATTTCCTGCGACAATGCTCGTCGATTTTGCGGCGAGATGACAGTGCGTTATGGATCACACCGGAAGGACGTTTTGCTGATGTACGTGACGATTCAGCTCCATTGATGCCGGGGCTTGCTCACCTATGCTGGAAAAACCGCAATGCGGTCGCCGTTCCTTTGGCGTTGGAATATACGTTTTGGGATGAACGGTTGCCCGTCTGTTTGGTCAACTTGGGCCAGCCGATCGATACGGCTCAGCGAACAGACTGGAGCAAAGCAACTTGGAGCGATGCGTTGCGACAGCACTTGCGAGACGCTCAGTCAGAATTGGCCAATGCCTCCATTGCACGTTCCAGTGCTCCCTTTGATCAGCTGCTGAAAGGACGGCGTGGTACCGGCTGGTTCTACGACACTTGTCGGAAGCTAAAATCAAAACTTAGTGGGACAGATTTTGACGCCAGTCACGGAGAACAGTTTCAGTGA